In Sphaerisporangium krabiense, the DNA window AGATGATGACCCCGCCGGGACGGTACTTCTCGACGACCTCGGCCGGGCTCCCCACGCCGTACCTGGCGCGGTTCTCGGCGTGGGCGGCGCCGGCGCGGGGGCCGTAGAGGACGGGCATGAACAGCTGGCCCACCTTGTCCTCGACGCTCATGGCGGCCAGCGCCGCCGACACGGCCGGGCTCGGCGACGCGCCCGGAGAGGACGGGGAGGACGGAGTCGCGCTCGGGGACGGGCTGGGCGGGGCCGGGGTGGACGGCCGCACGGGCGACGGCGAGGAGGACGCCCGCGGCGGCGCGCCGCCGCACGCGGCCGTCACGATCGCGATCAGGAGCAGCGCCACCGCGCGTACAGGTCCGGCCATGGCGTCAACCGTATCGGCGTCATGACCGAACGGCTCCCGACATTTGACCTAAGACTGAACATAGGCACATCAATCCCCGGTTCGCCGACTGCGAACACACGATCGAAAAGTTCTCCTTAGGGGAGGCCGGGAAGGTGGTCGCACGCGGCGGCGCGGGCCTCGGCGGGCGTGCGGGCGGTCCGCGCGGCGGCGGCCGCCGTACGGCACTGCTCCAGCGTGTGGCGGGCCAGCGCGGCGCGCACCCAGGGCAGCGCCCGTGCGCCCATCGAGAGCGAGGAGACGCCGAGCCCCACGAGAACGCACCCGAGGGCCGGGTCGCCCCCCGCCTCCCCGCAGACCCCGCACGGCACCCCGGCCGCGGCGGCCATGGCGACCAGGTCCAGCAGGGCCGGCTGCCAGGGGTCCTGGAGCGCGGCGAGAGCGCCGGCCTCCCGGTCGGCGGCGAAGGCGTACTGGGCCAGGTCGTTGGTGCCGACCGAGAGGAAGTCGGCGACCGCGGCGATGTCGGCGGCCCTGAGCGCCGCCGCCGGCACCTCGATCATGGCGCCCGCGCAGGTCAGCCCCGCCTCCTCGCAGGCCGCGGCGAACCAGGACGCCTCCTCGGCGGTCGCGACCATGGGCGCCATGACGCGCAGCGCCGCGGAGGTGCCCGCGGCGGCGCGCGCCAGGGCGCGGAGCTGGGCCGCGAGCACGTCCGGGTGGTCACGCAGGACGCGCAGGCCCCGCCGTCCGAGCGCCGGGTTGGGCTCGCGCCCCGGAGGCGGCAGGAAGGAGAGCGGCTTGTCGGCGCCGGCGTCCAGCACGCGCACGGTGACCGTCTTGCCGGGGAAGGCCGTCAGGACCTCGCGGTAGGCGGCCATCTGCTCCTCCTCCGAGGGCGCCTGCCCACGGTCGAGGAACAGGAGCTCGGTGCGGTAGAGGCCGACGCCCTCGGCGCCGTGCCGCAGCGCGGACGGCACGTCGCCGGGACCGCCGATGTTGGCCAGCAGCGCCACCGGGTGGCCGTCCGAGGTGGCGCCGGGAGCGGCGGGCACGGCGGGCACGGTCTCGCGCTCGCGCGCGGCGCGCAGCGTGGCGGCGACCTGCTCCCGCGAGGGCAGGACGCGGACGACGCCGGTGTCGCCGTCGACCAGCAGGGGCGTCCCGGGGGCGATCGAGGCCGCCCCGGCGCAGGCCACGACGGCGGGCACGCCGAGCGCCCTGGCCAGGATCGCGGTGTGGCTGGTGGGCCCGCCCTCCTCGGTGACGAAGGCGGCGACGATCTCCGGGGACAGCAGCGCGGTGTCGGCGGGCGCGAGGTCCCGGGCGACCAGCACGTACGGCCGGCCGGCCGCGCGGGGCAGGCCGGGCATGGGCACGCCGGCCAGCTCGGCGACCACTCGATCGCGGATGTCGTCGAGGTCGGCCGCGCGGGCGCCGAGGTAGCCGCCGATGCCGGAAAGGATGTCGCGATAGTGGAGGAACGCCTCGAAGACCGCGCGTTCCGCGGCGGTCCCGTCGCCGATGAGCGCGGTGACGTCGGCGGACAGCGCCGGATCGCGGGCGATCATGGCCTGGGCCGCGAGCACGTCCTTGGCGTCGCCGCCGGCCGCCTCGCCCCTGGCCTCCAGTTCGGCCGCCACCCGCTCCATGGCGGCCTCGGCCCGCGCCGCCTCCGCGGCGGGGTCCCCGCCGTGCCGCGCACCGGGCGCGGGCTCCGGCACGGCGCCGGTCATGACGTACGCGGGTCCGTATCCGGCGCCCGGGCTGACGCCGGCCCCTGCGAGCCTCTCCATCGCCGCGCGCGCCCCCCGGTCAGGGCACCGAGACGATCGCGGCCAGTTCGTCCAGCAGTTCCTCGGCCCCGTCGCCCTCGGCGTGGATCACGATCGCCTCCCCGTGCCGGACGTCGAGCGCCAGGATGGACAGGATGCTCTTGGCGCTGACCGGCTCGCCGCCCGGCTTGGCGACGGTGACGTCGATGGCGGCCTTGGCGGCGGTCTGCACGAACGTCGCGGCGGGACGGGCGTGCAGCCCCACCTGCGACTCGACGATGACCTTGCGCTCGGGCACGGCTCCTCCTCAGGCGGGGCGGTCCAGACCACCCGCTCGAAGTTGGGTACAAATAGCGGGTTATACCGGAAATATCGCTACAGAGGTAACGGCCATTCCACCCCCGAAAGATCGGCCACCACCATGTCGGCCGCGAACAACTCGCTCGCGTGATGGGTCGTCGCGACCCCGACACAGGTCATACCCGCCGCCTTGGCCGCCGTGATGCCCGCCAGCGAGTCCTCGAACGCGACGCAGTCCTCCGGGCGCACGCCCACCGCCGCCGCGCCCGCCAGGAAACAGGACGGGTCCGGCTTGCCGAGAACGACGTCCTCGGCCGAGACGATGGTCCGGACCACATCCCCCACGCCGACGATCTCCAGGCAGCTCTCGGCCCACCACCGCCGCGCCGAGGTGACGAGCACCACCGGCAGGCCGTGGCCGTCGATCCGCCGCACCAGGTCGGCCGCGCCCGGCACCGGCCCGATCTCGGGCAGCCCGGGGGCGTCCACGTAGGTGGTCAGCTCGGCCAGCAGGTCCTCGACCCGCTTGCCGGGGAACAGCACGGACTTCTCGGCGAGCACGTCCGGGCCCCGGCGTCCCATGAACTCCCTGAGCAGGGAGTCGTCGTGGTCCACCCCATGATTGACGAGCAGGAGCCTCCAGAGCGCCAGACTCCGCCGTTCACTGTCGATGAGCGTGCCGTCGAGGTCGAACAGCGCGGCCTTGGCTCTCACCCGCCCGTCACCCCTTCCCGGGTCGCGATTCCAGCGGTACGTCCTGTCCATCCAACACGTCATTGACCCGCGGAACATCCCTGAGCGGACGAAAAGGCATGTCAATCCCAGGCGAACAGGCGCTCTCCCGCCCTGACCTGCCCGGTCGTGACGAGCGCGACCGCGCCCGGCTGCGCGTCCAGGGCGATCACCGGGCACATGGGGGACCGGCCGCCCGCCTCGACCAGGGCGGGGTTCCAGGCGACGATCGGCGTGCCGGCGCGCACCCGCCGGCCCTCGGTGGCCAGCACGCGGAATCCCTCGCCCCGCAGCTCCACCGTGTCGATGCCGAGGTGGACCAGCACGCCGCGGCCGTCCCCGCCCACGATCACGTAGGCGTGCGCGTGCAGCTTGGCGACCGTGCCGTCGATCGGGGCCACCGCGACGCCCGGCACGCGGGCCGGGTCGATGGCGGTGCCGAGCCCGACCAGCCCGTGCGAGAACACCGGATCGGGCACGGCGGCCAGCCCCACGACGCGCCCGGCCACCGGGGCGAGAACAGCGGTCATGGCAGGTTCACCTTCGGGCGACCCCCGGCGGTGGGCTCGGCGTGGTCAGCGGACCTCGCGCGCGCTCACGACAGGAGGTCGCCGATGTCGGAGGCGATGGTGTCGGCGTCGGGCCCCACCACCACCTGGACCACGTTGCCCGCCGCCATCACTCCGTGGGCGCCCGCCGCGCGCAGGACGACGTGGTCGACCTTGGACGCGTCCCGGACCTCGGTGCGCAGGCGCGTGATGCACGGCTCGATGTCGATGATGTTCTCGACTCCCCCGAGCCCGGCGATGATCGCACGCGCGTCTGCCGACATTTCGGACCTCCTCGATACGCCCGGGGCAACGCTAGTGACGCTAATCGGTCTGCGTCACCTTGTTGAGCCCACGCGGGGAGTCGGGGTCGATGCCCCGCCGGCGGGCGAGCGACTCGGTGAGGAGCTGGGCCGGCACGATCAGGCCCATCGGGGCCACCCACTCGGGCAGCGACGGCCCGTTGAGCGCCGCGGTCGAGGCGGTCGCGAGCTCCGCGCCGCCGCCGATGCCGAAGGCGGACGCGCCCGCGCCGGTCACCCGCCGCGCCAGCGCGACCGTGCCCTGCAGGGTGGGGCCCTCGCCCGAGGCGACGAGCAGCGCCGGGGTGCGCTCGTCCACGACGGCGATCGGCCCGTGCAGCAGGTCGGCGTAGGACAGGCCCATGGCGTGCAGGTAGCAGGCCTCCTTGAGCTTGAGCGCGGCCTCCAGCGCGGTGGAGAAGGCCAGGCCGCGGCCGGAGACGACGACCCCCGCCACCTCGGCGAGGCCCTCGACGACGGCGTCGACGTCGCCCGGGTCGGCGATGAGCCGCTCGACGGCGTCCGGCACCCGCTGCAGGTCGTCGGCGTTCACGTCGGCGTCGAGACCGAGGGCCAGCACGGCGAGCGCGGCGAGCTGGGTGGTGTAGGTCTTGGTGGCCGGGACGGCCTTCTCCTCGCCGGCGAGCGTGCACAGCGCGAGGTCGGCGGCCTGGGCCAGCGGGGAGTCCTCGCCGCCGTTGGTGACCGCGACCGTGGAGGCGCCGCAGGCCTTGGCCCAGACGAGGGTCTCGACGATCTCCTCGGTCCTGCCCGACTGGGACAGGGCGACGGCGAGCACGCCGCTCAGGTCGAGCTTGCGCTTGTAGGTCGTGGCGATGGACGGCGCGGCCAGCGAGGACATGCGCCCGGCGTGGGCCTCGATCAGGTAGCGACCGTACACGGCGGCGTTGTCGGAGGTGCCCCGCGCGATGAAGAGGAGCTGCCGGGTGTCCCGTGCGAGCGCCCTCACCTCGTCCACCCGGGGGACGAGGGCGTCGAGGGTGGCCCGCAGGGCGGCCGGCTGCTCGCCGATCTCGCTGCGCATCTTGGTCGTCATCCGTACCCGTCCTTCAGCTTCGGTAGGGCGAGATCGGGCCGTTATCGATCCGTCGCCGGTCCGTACGTTGACACTGATTTCTGGCGTGTGGTCTAGTCCGGACTAGACCAGCACGAACTTTAACTTATTTCGACATAGAGATCGAGAGGGGAATAGGTGCCGCAGATCGACCCCGACAGTCCCGTCCCGAAGTACTTCCAGCTGCGCGAGATCCTTCTCGACCTCATCGAGAGCAACGAGCTTTCCATCGGGGCGGCGATCCCCTCCGAGCGAGAGCTTTGCCAGCGCTTCGGCCTGTCGCGGATGACTGTACGCCAGGCGGTCGACCACCTCGTCTCCGAGGGTCGCCTTCACCGCGTCGCCGGCAAAGGCACCTTCGTCGCCCGTCCCAAGATCGAGATGGCGCTGCGGCTCACCTCCTTCAGCGACGACATGCGGGCGCGCGGCATGGAGCCCGGCTCCCGCGACCTCGACCGGCGCGTGGTCCGGGCCAGCGCCCACCTCGCCAGGGAGCTCGGCATCCAGCCCGGCGAGGCCGTCCACTTCATCGAGCGGCTGCGCACCGCCGACGGCGAACCCCTGTGCATCGAACGGGCTCACATCCCTGTATCTTTCGCACCGGATCTGGCATCGTTCGACCTGTCCGGCCGATCCCTCTACGCGCTCCTGGAGACGCGGCACGGGGTCGTGCTGGACGCCGGAGAACTGACCATCGACGGGGGCATCGCCGACCCGGGCGACGCCGACCTGCTCAAGATGCCGAGAGGCGGGGCCGTGCTGCTGCTCCAGCGCCGGTCGTTCTCGGGCGGCGTCTGTGTCGAGTTCGGGGTGTCGACCTACCGCGCCGACCGGTACCAGCTCCGCACGGTGCTGGAGATCCCGACACGGCGCAGCTGAGTCCTCCCTTCCCCGACCTGGAGGAAAGCCGATGAGCTCCGCCTCGGCCGAAGCGGGCCTCCCCGCGCCCCCGTCCCCGAGAACCGGCTTCATGTCGATCCTGTCGCGCATCGGCCGCTCGCTCATGCTGCCGATCGCGGCCCTCCCCGCGGCGGCGCTCCTGCGCCGGCTCGGCCAGGACGACCTCCTCGGCCGCACCCACAACGCGGCGCTCGACAAGATCGCCGAGGTGGTCGGCGGCGCGGGCACCGCGCTCTTCGACAACGTCCCCCTGCTCTTCGCGATCGGCGTGGCCATCGGGTACGCGCGGCGCTCCGACGGCTCGACCGGCCTGGCGGCGCTGATCGGCTACCTGGTGTTCGACCGGGTCTCCAAGCTCCTGTTCTTCGACGCCTCCGGCTACGCCGTCCACGACCGCGTCGCCCAGACGATCCTGGACGCCGAGGGCAGGCCCGCCCAGGTGATCAACCTGGCCGCGGGCAACCCCACCGGCGTGCTCGGCGGCATCGTCATCGGCCTGGTCGCCGCCGTGCTCTACCAGCGCTACCACCGCATCAAGCTGCCCACCTGGCTGGCGTTCTTCGGCGGGCGCCGGTTCGTCCCCATCGTCACGGCCTTCGCCGCGCTGGTGATCGGCGTGGTGTTCGGCGTCGTGTGGCAGCCCGTCGGCGAGTGGATGACCGCCTTCGGCGGCTGGATCGGCGACCACTCCACCGTGGGCGCCGGCGTCTACGGCGTCGCCAACCGCCTGCTGATCCCGTTCGGCCTGCACCACTTCCTGAACTCGATGGTGTGGTTCCAGGTGCCCGACTGCGTGGTCGGCGGCCGGCAGTTCGCCGGCGATCTCACCTGCTACCTGCAGGGCAACCCCGGCTCCGGCGAGTTCATGGCCGGGTTCTTCCCCGTCATCATGTTCGGCCTGCCCGCCGCCGCCATCGCCATCTGGCGCGCCGCGCCGCCGCACCGGCGCCGCGCCGTGGGCGGCATCATGATCTCGGCGGCGCTGGTGGCGTTCGTGACCGGCATCACCGAGCCGATCGAGTTCGCGTTCATCTTCGTCGCGCCGCTGCTGTTCGTCATCCACGCCCTACTGACCGGGGTCTCGCTGGCGCTGGTGGCCGCCATGGACGGCCACCTGGGCTTCAGCTTCTCCGCCGGGGTCATCGACGCGGCGCTCAACGCCACCAAGTCCAACACCGACAAGTTCTGGCAGATCATGGTGCTCGGCCTCATCTACGCGGTCGTGTACTACACGGTGTTCAGCTTCCTGATCAAACGCCTGGACATCCTCACCCCGGGCCGCGAGCCGGAACCCGACCCCGACGCCGGGGAACCTGCCGCGCCCGCGTCCAGAAACGGCCCCTGACGGCCGGTATCAACCCCGCGTCCCGAGGTCTCCTAAGTGGCGTCCCGACCGCCGACGACAACCGGAGCCTCCCGCGATGCCCCCGTCCTCCCGACCCATGCCTCTCCCCCATCTGGGCGCGGTCCCGCCGGCCGACCCGCCGTACGACGAGGAGCGCCGCACGGTCCCGCGCGGGCCCGCCGCGCCGGCACACGGCCCCCGGCCGCGCGCCCACGACCCCGCCCATGACCTCGCCCATGTCCGGGCCCGCGCCGCCCCGCGCGAGCGCCGCAGGGACGATCCTGGGGCCATGCGGCGGGCCCGCCGCGCGGACGGCGCCCCGCCCGGCGAGCGGGGGTTGCGCGCGCTCGGGCAGGCCCTGGCCGAGGTCCTCGCCGGACGCCGCCCGCCCGCCGGCGTGGCCGGTCATCTGACCGAGCGCGCCTACGCCGAGCTGGTGCGCGCCGGCCGCATGATCGAGACGCGACGGCCTCCGCTGGCCGGCGCGCCGCACGTCCACCGGCCGCGGGACGGCGTGGTCGAGGCGTGCCTGCTGGTGCACTGCGGCGAGCGCAGCCGCGTGCTGGCGCTGCGCGTGGAGCGCCGGGGCACGCAGTGGCTGTGCACGGAGTTCGAGACGGCCTGAAACGCCGCGGCCCCGCGACCTGCGGAAGGTCGCGGGGCCGGTCGGCGCTCCTCCCCGGCGCGCGGCCGGGGGACGTGCTCAGGCGGAGGCGTTCTTGGGGTCGCCGTGGCAGCGCTTGTACTTCTTGCCCGAGCCGCAGGGGCAGGGGGCGTTGCGCTCGACGTTTCCGTAGGCGGCGCGCTCGGCGGCCGTGGTGCGCACCCGGGTCTGCTCGACCTCGCCGCTCTCGCCCGGCGCGGTGTAGATCATCTCCGTGGGGCGCTGCGGGCGGCGCAGGGCCTTGGAGATGATGGCCTCGGCCTCGCTGACGCCGGCGTCCTGCGGCACCTCCTCGACGATCGGGTTGTCCTGCACCTCGACCTCGAGGTTGAACAGGTACCCGACGGACTCCTCCTTGATGCCCTCCAGCATCGCGGTGAACATGTCGAAGCCCTCGCGCTGGTACTCGATCAGCGGGTCCCGCTGGGCGTAGGCCCGCAGCGCGATGCCTTCCTGCAGGTAGTCCATCTCGTAGAGGTGCTCGCGCCACTTGCGGTCGAGCACCGACAGGATGACCCGGCGCTCCAGCTCACGCATGGTCTCGGAGCCCAGCTCCTGCTCGCGGCGGTCGTAGGCCGCCAGCGCGTCGGCCTTGACCCAGTTGCTCAGCATCTGCGGCGTGAGGCTCTCGCGCTCGCCGCCGGCCTCGCGCTCGATGAGCTCGTCGGCGGTGCCGGAGATCGGGTAGAGCTGCTGGAACGCCTTCCACAGCTTGTCGAGGTTCCACTCCTCGGCGAAGCCCTCGGAGGTCTCGGCCTGGACGTACGCCTCGACGACGTCGGCGACGAAGGTGCGGACCTGCTCGTGCAGGTCGGCGCCCTCCAGCACGCGGTGGCGCTCGGCGTAGATCACCTTGCGCTGGCGGTTCATGACCTCGTCGTACTTGAGGACGTTCTTGCGGATCTCGAAGTTCTGCTGCTCGACCTGGTGCTGAGCCGTGGCGATGGCCTTGGTGACGATGCCCGACTCGATCGGGACGTCCTCGGGGATGTTCAGCCGCGTCATGATCATCTCGACGCGGGCTGCGTTGAACAGCCGCATCAGGTCGTCCTCGAGGGAGAGGTAGAACCGGGACTCGCCGGGGTCGCCCTGACGGCCCGACCGGCCGCGGAGCTGGTTGTCGATGCGGCGGGACTCGTGGCGCTCGGTGCCGAGGACGTACAGGCCGCCGAGGCCGACGACCTCCTCGTGCTCGGTCTTGACCGCGTCGCGGGCCTTCTCCAGAGCCTCCGGCCAGGCCTTCTCGTACTCTTCCGGGGTCTCGGACGGCGACAGGCCGCGCTGCTGGAGCTCGAGGTCGGCGCGGAACTCGGAGTTGCCGCCGAGCATGATGTCGGTGCCTCGACCGGCCATGTTGGTGGCGACCGTGACGGCGTGCTTGCGGCCCGCCTCGGCGATGATCGCCGCCTCACGCGCGTGGTTCTTGGCGTTCAGGACCTCGTGCGGCACGCCGAGGCGCTTGAGCATCTTGGAGAGCTTCTCGGACTTCTCGACCGAGGTGGTGCCGACCAGCACCGGCTGGCCCTTCTCGTAGCGCTCCTTGATGTCGTTGACGCACGCGACGAACTTGGCGTCCTCGGTCTTGTAGACGACGTCGGCCTGGTCCCTGCGGATCATGGGCCGGTTCGTCGGGATGGGGATCACGCCGAGCTTGTAGGTCTGGTGGAACTCGTTCGCCTCGGTGGCCGCCGTGCCGGTCATGCCGGCGAGCTTGGTGTAGAGGCGGAAGTAGTTCTGCAGGGTGATGGTGGCGAGGGTCTGGTTCTCGTCCTTGACCTTCACGCCCTCTTTGGCCTCGATGGCCTGGTGCATGCCCTCGTTGTAGCGGCGGCCGTGCAGGACGCGGCCGGTGAACTCGTCGACGATGAGGACCTCGCCGTCGACGACGATGTAGTCCTTGTCGCGCTTGTAGAGCTCTTTGGCCTTGATGGCGTTGTTGAGGAAGCCGACCAGGTGGGTGTGCTCGGGCTTGTAGAGGTTGTCGATGCCGAGCCAGTCCTCGACCTTCTCGACCGCGGCCTCCAGCACGCCGACCGTGCGCTTCTTCTCGTCGACGACGTAGTCGCCGGTGCTCTCCTCGCCGTCCTTGCCCTCGACGCCCCTGCGGAGGCGGGGCACGATCTTGGCGAACTCCTGGTACCACTTGCCGGACTGCTCGCCGGGGCCGGAGATGATGAGCGGCGTGCGGGCCTCGTCGATCAGGATGGAGTCGACCTCGTCGACGATCCCGAAGTTGTGGCCGCGCTGCACGCACTCCTCCAGCGACCAGGCCATGTTGTCGCGCAGGTAGTCGAAGCCGAACTCGTTGTTGGTGCCGTAGGTGATGTCGGCCGCGTACTGGCGGCGGCGCTCGTCCGACGGCATGTTCGCCAGGATGACGCCGACCTCAAGGCCGAGGAAGCGGTGGATACGGCCCATCGTGTCGGCGTCGCGCTTGGCGAGGTAGTCGTTGACGGTGATGACGTGGACGCCCTTGCCGGAGATGGCGTTGAGGTACGCGGGGAGCGTACAGGTGAGGGTCTTGCCCTCACCGGTGCGCATCTCGGAGATGTTGCCGAGGTGCAGCGCGGCGCCGCCCATGATCTGGACGTCGAAGTGGCGCTGGCCGAGCACCCGGCTCGCGGCCTCGCGGACGGTGGCGAACGCCTCGGGGAGCAGATCGTCGAGGGACTCGCCGTCGGCGTGGCGCTGCTTGTACTCCTCGGTGGTCGCGCGCAGCTCCGCGTCCGTCATGTTCTTGAAGTCGGCCTCGATGGAGTTGACCTGCTCGGAGATCCGCTTCAGCTTGCGCAGAACCTTGCCCTCACCGGCGCGAAGGATCTTGTCGAAGATGGCTGGCACTTTGTGTAAAGCTCCTCGCAGGTCTGTACCGCGGCCCGGCGGCCGGGACATGAGGACATAACAGAGTTCCCCGTAACCATGGTAGGCGGTTTCACCACCGCACACAGCCACCGTCAAAGACGCTGTCGGGGCCCGGAGAGTTCCCGGCTTTCCCCACGCCGGGGACGTTCATCCCGGTTACACCGGTACGGCCTGCGACGACCGGCGGGCACGTTGTATATCGTGCGACGTTAAGGGGAGGGAATCTTTGCCCCGCGGCACACCCCTCCCGGCACACGCGATACCGAAGCGAGATCAAGGAGTCATGATGGCCGAGAGCGCACCGGCGCAGGCACACGGCGGGCAGTCCCACGCGGGGCGTCCGACCTCCTGGCTGGCCGTCACCGTGATGCTTCTTGGGTTCACGATCGGCGGGGTGGCGCTGTGCATGGGACCCAGCTGGTTCCTGTTCTGGATCGGCGCGGGCGTCGTCGTGGTCGGCGGCATCCTCGCCCTGATCTTCGACATCTTCTCCGACGTCATCGAGGACGCCCCGCGCGAGATCGCCGTCCAGGAGCACCACTCCCCCTTCGAGCACCGCTAGCCGCCCGGACCGGGCCCGCCCTGGCCGGCGGGCCCGGACGTCAGAGGGAACCGGCGCGCAGCGCCGACCGGAGGGGCAGGGCGGCCTCGGCGGGCACCACGCGCTCCACGCGGATGTCGTCGCACCCCACCCAGGTGGCCGCCTCCCGCAGGGCCTCGGCCATGGCCTCGGCCGCGTCGGCCCGCACCCGCCCGCCCGGACCCGGCTCGAAGCCGACCTGGCGGGCCACGAACGTCCCGCCCTCGCGCGCGGGGTCGACCCGGCCGATCAGGCGGCCCCCGGCGAGCACCGGCATCGTGAAGTAGCCGTGCACCCGCTTGTCCTTCGGGACGTACGCCTCCAGGCGGTGGGTGAAGCCGAACACCCGCTCGGTGCGGGGACGGTCCCACACCAGCGAGTCGAACGGGGACAGCGGGGTGGTGCGGTGGCGGCCCCGCGGGGCGGACTCCAGCGCCGCCGGGTCGGCCCACGAGACGGCCCCGCCCCGCGCCGCCTCCCAGCCGGCCACCCTGACCGGGACCAGCCCCGCCGAGCCGTCGGCCAGGGCCGTGTCGAGCATCGCGGCGTG includes these proteins:
- a CDS encoding PTS transporter subunit EIIC, whose product is MSSASAEAGLPAPPSPRTGFMSILSRIGRSLMLPIAALPAAALLRRLGQDDLLGRTHNAALDKIAEVVGGAGTALFDNVPLLFAIGVAIGYARRSDGSTGLAALIGYLVFDRVSKLLFFDASGYAVHDRVAQTILDAEGRPAQVINLAAGNPTGVLGGIVIGLVAAVLYQRYHRIKLPTWLAFFGGRRFVPIVTAFAALVIGVVFGVVWQPVGEWMTAFGGWIGDHSTVGAGVYGVANRLLIPFGLHHFLNSMVWFQVPDCVVGGRQFAGDLTCYLQGNPGSGEFMAGFFPVIMFGLPAAAIAIWRAAPPHRRRAVGGIMISAALVAFVTGITEPIEFAFIFVAPLLFVIHALLTGVSLALVAAMDGHLGFSFSAGVIDAALNATKSNTDKFWQIMVLGLIYAVVYYTVFSFLIKRLDILTPGREPEPDPDAGEPAAPASRNGP
- the ptsP gene encoding phosphoenolpyruvate--protein phosphotransferase, which encodes MERLAGAGVSPGAGYGPAYVMTGAVPEPAPGARHGGDPAAEAARAEAAMERVAAELEARGEAAGGDAKDVLAAQAMIARDPALSADVTALIGDGTAAERAVFEAFLHYRDILSGIGGYLGARAADLDDIRDRVVAELAGVPMPGLPRAAGRPYVLVARDLAPADTALLSPEIVAAFVTEEGGPTSHTAILARALGVPAVVACAGAASIAPGTPLLVDGDTGVVRVLPSREQVAATLRAARERETVPAVPAAPGATSDGHPVALLANIGGPGDVPSALRHGAEGVGLYRTELLFLDRGQAPSEEEQMAAYREVLTAFPGKTVTVRVLDAGADKPLSFLPPPGREPNPALGRRGLRVLRDHPDVLAAQLRALARAAAGTSAALRVMAPMVATAEEASWFAAACEEAGLTCAGAMIEVPAAALRAADIAAVADFLSVGTNDLAQYAFAADREAGALAALQDPWQPALLDLVAMAAAAGVPCGVCGEAGGDPALGCVLVGLGVSSLSMGARALPWVRAALARHTLEQCRTAAAAARTARTPAEARAAACDHLPGLP
- a CDS encoding HGxxPAAW family protein, producing the protein MAESAPAQAHGGQSHAGRPTSWLAVTVMLLGFTIGGVALCMGPSWFLFWIGAGVVVVGGILALIFDIFSDVIEDAPREIAVQEHHSPFEHR
- a CDS encoding PTS sugar transporter subunit IIA → MTAVLAPVAGRVVGLAAVPDPVFSHGLVGLGTAIDPARVPGVAVAPIDGTVAKLHAHAYVIVGGDGRGVLVHLGIDTVELRGEGFRVLATEGRRVRAGTPIVAWNPALVEAGGRSPMCPVIALDAQPGAVALVTTGQVRAGERLFAWD
- the secA gene encoding preprotein translocase subunit SecA: MPAIFDKILRAGEGKVLRKLKRISEQVNSIEADFKNMTDAELRATTEEYKQRHADGESLDDLLPEAFATVREAASRVLGQRHFDVQIMGGAALHLGNISEMRTGEGKTLTCTLPAYLNAISGKGVHVITVNDYLAKRDADTMGRIHRFLGLEVGVILANMPSDERRRQYAADITYGTNNEFGFDYLRDNMAWSLEECVQRGHNFGIVDEVDSILIDEARTPLIISGPGEQSGKWYQEFAKIVPRLRRGVEGKDGEESTGDYVVDEKKRTVGVLEAAVEKVEDWLGIDNLYKPEHTHLVGFLNNAIKAKELYKRDKDYIVVDGEVLIVDEFTGRVLHGRRYNEGMHQAIEAKEGVKVKDENQTLATITLQNYFRLYTKLAGMTGTAATEANEFHQTYKLGVIPIPTNRPMIRRDQADVVYKTEDAKFVACVNDIKERYEKGQPVLVGTTSVEKSEKLSKMLKRLGVPHEVLNAKNHAREAAIIAEAGRKHAVTVATNMAGRGTDIMLGGNSEFRADLELQQRGLSPSETPEEYEKAWPEALEKARDAVKTEHEEVVGLGGLYVLGTERHESRRIDNQLRGRSGRQGDPGESRFYLSLEDDLMRLFNAARVEMIMTRLNIPEDVPIESGIVTKAIATAQHQVEQQNFEIRKNVLKYDEVMNRQRKVIYAERHRVLEGADLHEQVRTFVADVVEAYVQAETSEGFAEEWNLDKLWKAFQQLYPISGTADELIEREAGGERESLTPQMLSNWVKADALAAYDRREQELGSETMRELERRVILSVLDRKWREHLYEMDYLQEGIALRAYAQRDPLIEYQREGFDMFTAMLEGIKEESVGYLFNLEVEVQDNPIVEEVPQDAGVSEAEAIISKALRRPQRPTEMIYTAPGESGEVEQTRVRTTAAERAAYGNVERNAPCPCGSGKKYKRCHGDPKNASA
- a CDS encoding glucose PTS transporter subunit EIIB codes for the protein MSADARAIIAGLGGVENIIDIEPCITRLRTEVRDASKVDHVVLRAAGAHGVMAAGNVVQVVVGPDADTIASDIGDLLS
- a CDS encoding Rv3235 family protein — its product is MPLPHLGAVPPADPPYDEERRTVPRGPAAPAHGPRPRAHDPAHDLAHVRARAAPRERRRDDPGAMRRARRADGAPPGERGLRALGQALAEVLAGRRPPAGVAGHLTERAYAELVRAGRMIETRRPPLAGAPHVHRPRDGVVEACLLVHCGERSRVLALRVERRGTQWLCTEFETA
- a CDS encoding HAD family hydrolase codes for the protein MRAKAALFDLDGTLIDSERRSLALWRLLLVNHGVDHDDSLLREFMGRRGPDVLAEKSVLFPGKRVEDLLAELTTYVDAPGLPEIGPVPGAADLVRRIDGHGLPVVLVTSARRWWAESCLEIVGVGDVVRTIVSAEDVVLGKPDPSCFLAGAAAVGVRPEDCVAFEDSLAGITAAKAAGMTCVGVATTHHASELFAADMVVADLSGVEWPLPL
- a CDS encoding HPr family phosphocarrier protein, encoding MPERKVIVESQVGLHARPAATFVQTAAKAAIDVTVAKPGGEPVSAKSILSILALDVRHGEAIVIHAEGDGAEELLDELAAIVSVP
- a CDS encoding SIS domain-containing protein — its product is MTTKMRSEIGEQPAALRATLDALVPRVDEVRALARDTRQLLFIARGTSDNAAVYGRYLIEAHAGRMSSLAAPSIATTYKRKLDLSGVLAVALSQSGRTEEIVETLVWAKACGASTVAVTNGGEDSPLAQAADLALCTLAGEEKAVPATKTYTTQLAALAVLALGLDADVNADDLQRVPDAVERLIADPGDVDAVVEGLAEVAGVVVSGRGLAFSTALEAALKLKEACYLHAMGLSYADLLHGPIAVVDERTPALLVASGEGPTLQGTVALARRVTGAGASAFGIGGGAELATASTAALNGPSLPEWVAPMGLIVPAQLLTESLARRRGIDPDSPRGLNKVTQTD
- a CDS encoding GntR family transcriptional regulator — encoded protein: MPQIDPDSPVPKYFQLREILLDLIESNELSIGAAIPSERELCQRFGLSRMTVRQAVDHLVSEGRLHRVAGKGTFVARPKIEMALRLTSFSDDMRARGMEPGSRDLDRRVVRASAHLARELGIQPGEAVHFIERLRTADGEPLCIERAHIPVSFAPDLASFDLSGRSLYALLETRHGVVLDAGELTIDGGIADPGDADLLKMPRGGAVLLLQRRSFSGGVCVEFGVSTYRADRYQLRTVLEIPTRRS